The sequence AGCAATTGTTGCCGTTTTTGTCATGAATTCTCGATTTGTTGTTGCAATGTCGCGAGCTCACGGAGGCGTAATCTAGTCCTGTATTGGCTTTGGGTGGAATAGAGTGTTTCATAGGTTATAGTTTTTGTTGCCAGATAGCTTGTTTTGTTGCCGTTTGTTGTTCTTTCTGTCTGAACCGCTGATCTGAATGATTTTAAGGATCCCGCTGATTTTGTTACAACGGTTCTGAATTGTTACTCGCCGAACACTACGCTGGGCTTGAGTTTTGCTCCCAATTGGTTAGCTTTTGTATGTCTTTTTTCAAGGTGCTCACGAGCTCGCTGCGCTCGGTTGTTAGCTTTTGTTCGCCGTTTTTGGTGTTTTTTTTCATGATGTAATGCAGGATGGCGGGCATTGGGGTTAAGGTTTTTATCTACTGCAAATATATAATAAATTATTTATTTAGTGGAGTGCGATTACGTGAACAAACTCCCCTCCTTAGTTAAGGAGGGGAGTTTGCAGAGAGCCTGAAGGGCTCGTTGCAAACCGGGGTGGTTGGATGGCTGAGGAATGTTCCTTCAGCCGAAGTTTAAACCCTCAACGTTTCAACCACCCCGACCGGCAACGGGCTGGTCGCCCTCTGCCGGTGTGCCCCTCCTCATCTGAGGAGGGGAGTTATGAAGATCTATAAACGAAAACGCCCCTCGATCGAGGGGCGTTTTTGTTGTTATGATTTTACCGTGTCGGTTATTATTTCTTCCTTCCTCTTTCCTGCAAAGACGAGGAGCAGGATGCCCAGGATGACCATCACCACGGCTATGATCTCGGCCTGGGTGGGGTGCAGGAAGCCCCAGTCGTATTTATAGTTCACGCGTATCTTCTCGATAAAGAAACGTTCGATGCCGTTGAATATAAGGTAGAGGCCAAACATTTGCCAGGCATATTTCAGCTTTTTGCGTAGCGACCACAGGATAGCAAACAAGATCATACATGTAGCAAACTCGTAGAGCGGGGTAGGGAACACGCCTGCGGGCAGTACGGCACAGTAGTTGCCGGTGCAGCCTGCGAGGGCTATGCCTTCGTTGTTTACATTGTGGGCATAGTTCATGGCAAACATCCAGTCGGGCAGCCAGCCTGGGGCCGGTGCATATTTCTGCGGCACGTGCATACCGAAGTTGGAACGGAAGTATTGACCCGCTTCAAGTACGCTCTGTTGGAAATCGGCCATTGTAGCTGCGTGCAGGTGTCCATCGGCGCCGGTTACATATGCGCTGTTGAAGATGCCCCAGTCGCCATCGCCGGCAAAGTGACAGCCAAGGCGGCCCAGTCCGTAAGACAGTATAAGGCCCGGTGCTGCCGCATCGCACAGGTGTTTGAACGGTATGTTGTGCTTTCTTGCATACCACCACAGGGCAGCAGTCGCCACTATCAATCCGCCGTAGAAAGTAAGTCCCGATGAAGAGAGCAGGCTTTCGGCAGGATTGGCAATAAAGTCATCCCATGTTTCAAACGCGTTGAAGATCTTGGCGCCGGCCAATCCACCTATGGCGGCGATGATCACGATCTCGCCAATGCGCTGGTGCGGGTAAGTGGCTACGCGTTTGGTCTTAGGTTCGGGCAGCTGGTCTTTTTTCTTCTCGGCGTATTTGCTGTAAGCCATTAGCAGTGCGCCTACTATGCCTATCACTACATTGCCCTGTAGTGAGAACAGGTAACCCATGGGGTTGGGCGCTATGGTAGCAGCATTGCCGAAAAAACCACCCACCTTATAGCCCAGTATAAAACCTAGGAAAGCCGCCCAGAACAATTCATTGGCCGAGGCGGGGTGGCCTACTTCTATGGTTTCAAATTCGGGCACCAGCAGGCCTTGCGATTCTTTACGCTTCAGTTCCTGGGTGAGCGTCCACGCGGCACCAAGGAAAGATAAGGCAACGAGAAAGCCGAAGGTTTTGAAGATGCTCAGCCATTCAGGCATCTCGGTTCCAAACAGATTTTGGAGTAGGTATTGAAAATCAGGATACATAAACTGGGCGTAAATGTAGAAGATTAGGATAAGCCTGCCAAACATGCTAAACACACGAGCATGGAGGCAGTGACTGGGGATAGATTTGCGTTTAATGCTGTTTTAAAACGGCAGTACCATGTTCTATCACCAGAATGCACGAACAATATTCGTATGCGCTTTTTTTGTGCTGTTCGCATACATGATCACCGGTATCGTATGCATGCCGTTGGTGCAGTCGGACGCAATAGCGGGATTTTTATCGCTGAATAATGCCTTGCTGGGCAAGGGCGCGAATTACTATTACCAGATCGACCCTTCGGGGATGATGCATAAACGGTTCTACGCCTGGCATGCGCCGGGGCAGTACCTGGTACCTTATATATTGGGCAAGCCATTTAATAATATTGGGTATGGCGTGCTCCTCACAGAGTACACCGCATTGATGGCGGGAAGCGTTCTGTACATCCGGCTCCTGCGAAAGTTCCATATTCCCGATGTCGTAATTGCGCTGAGCATGCTGCTGATATTTGTGCAGCGGTTTTTTCATGGCGTGCTGCTGGTGTACAAAACCGCCGATGTATGGGTGTTTTTCCTGGTGCCGGCTTTGTTGTTGTCGTTAATAAATTATCACCGGCAGCAAAATGGAAGGATGGGGTGGTGGGGATATATATTGGCTATGGTATTGGTGCACTCACTGGGGATGTTTGTCAAGAACAGCTATGTGGTGTTTGCTGCGTTTGCCGTGATATTCTTTTTTGTGGCAGAAGTGTGGCGGCAGGCCGATTCGCGCCAGTTCAGTCCGAAGAAGGTAGTATACCATGCAGTGCCTGGGGTAGTCTTCAGCTTGCTGCTGGGTGTGGCCTATGTCAGTTTTTATTCGCGCGGCGATACGCCGATGATACCGTTGCAGGTGGCTGCGCCTCCGGGACTGCGCGAGGCCAATCTCCTTTTGTATCCCATCATCACGGTGTTGAATTCGCCGTTTAGTTTCAACGCGCTTATGTACAGGCTACCTGCTGTTACGATGAACGAATTGTACGCCGGAGCTTTCTCGGCAAAAGCACTGGCAATAGGTGTGCTGATGGTGTGCCCCGTGTTGCTGGTGTTCTATAAGGTGTGGCGTGACCAACAGTTTTCGCGCGAATGGAAAATGCTGGGGTTCGCGATCTTGTTGTTCTATTGCGCTGCATGGGGATGGTTTACCTACACACACGCCGACATATCGAACGAGGAACGGCTGATCCTGCCCGCGGTAATGGTAGTGACACCCATGCTGGTGTGCCAGGGCTTGAGAAACCCACTCGGCGGTTGGATTGTAGGTGGGTACTTCGTCCTGTCCTTTATTTTTTCAGGTACAGCATTGTATTCACTGAAAAAGCAATATGACACAGCTTCGGTGGTAGAACGTGGGGAAGTCTTCAACCATTTCCTGGTGAGCCAGCGAAATGGCTCCGGGAAGGAGCACATCCAACTGAAGGGAATAATTGCCGGAGACAGAAGCAAAGCCTTGCTGGTGGTGCGGACAGCTGAGGACTTTTTCAGAACGGGGCTCAGCATGCCGGCAGTGGCCAGCGGGTACAATCATTACCACGAGGTGGAGGAGATAGCCCGGAATAATCGCCATTTTTACGTTGCCGAAGGATACCGGC comes from Polluticoccus soli and encodes:
- a CDS encoding prolipoprotein diacylglyceryl transferase, which gives rise to MYPDFQYLLQNLFGTEMPEWLSIFKTFGFLVALSFLGAAWTLTQELKRKESQGLLVPEFETIEVGHPASANELFWAAFLGFILGYKVGGFFGNAATIAPNPMGYLFSLQGNVVIGIVGALLMAYSKYAEKKKDQLPEPKTKRVATYPHQRIGEIVIIAAIGGLAGAKIFNAFETWDDFIANPAESLLSSSGLTFYGGLIVATAALWWYARKHNIPFKHLCDAAAPGLILSYGLGRLGCHFAGDGDWGIFNSAYVTGADGHLHAATMADFQQSVLEAGQYFRSNFGMHVPQKYAPAPGWLPDWMFAMNYAHNVNNEGIALAGCTGNYCAVLPAGVFPTPLYEFATCMILFAILWSLRKKLKYAWQMFGLYLIFNGIERFFIEKIRVNYKYDWGFLHPTQAEIIAVVMVILGILLLVFAGKRKEEIITDTVKS